AGGCTTTTCTTAATCTCTCCTTGTAATGAGTTTTCTCTTTTTTGGTATTGAGATTAATTCTGGGATTGGGCTGTGGCCAATGTAATAGCATTTAGGTCCCTCTAATCTCCTGAGCCCATAATTCTTAATCAAAACCAAAGtcagtatttatttttatcattatcTAATCCGCCATGAACGAGGCCATGGATTATGTCTGGCCGCTGCTCTGAGTCACTTCCTCCATGAGCACCTGAAGACCGTTCCAGAATCTCACCACCTTCATGTCATTCAAGAAACATGAAGACATCAGAGGTTAGGTGACCTGGAAGCCAGAGAAGCAAGAGAGATAAAAGACAACAACATCTAAAAGATTCATCACAAGAATATTTTAATGATGATGACCCTAAACatcacacaggcacgcacgcacgcacgcaagcacatgAACACAAAGGAAGAAAAACAACGTTATCTTATGCTAATTAGGCTGCTAATTATTAGATTCTGTGTGATGAAATCAAGTGAAAGAAAATTCATGCAAAGAAATAGAAAATTAGAGCACAAGAAATGTATTTGCCTCCCCACACTTTTACCACAAgcatttttatatattaaaaatacCATTGCTTTGATCTATACGCGCTCTAATTAGATCTCTATAAGAATGTATTTGAAGTGCTGAGAGCATTGAGGCATATGAGAGGGATTGCAGGTGAATTGCAATCCCGCTCCCTAACCCTCTTCTGTTGCTTTAACCCTTTTAAAAGTACAAAAAGGAAACAAACACCCGGTACTCTTTTTTAAGGAAACCGAACTCGTTTTCAGACATCTGTCCATCATACCATTAGACATTTTAAACATGAATGCCGTTAATGACCATAGCCTACACATAGTAAATGCTGCCATCTATCGGTTCCAACGGATTCGGTAGCCTATGGAAAGTTACTATTGCGTTCATTGTAGCCTACGACATATAGGCCTCGTTTAGGCCTATAAAGTGAAACAGACTGCAAATGTGGgctacaataaaataaaaaatagacaACATATTAAACGAAAGGCACCTATAAATCTCTCGTACATTTAAAGAGCctacaaaaatacaattaataaataaGAAGAAATAAAAGTTTAagtttaaaaatatattgtCCTCTCACTATAGTTTAAGACAAATCGTAGATACAACGTTTAACAAAACACTGTTTTGTCTGAGTATTAAGTTCTAACTCTTCCCAAAAGTAAAATTCAAGGATGctttgttcttttatttttttcttccaagAAGCAATTACAGCAGAGGGTCAGATCGAGCCACCGCATCATGGCCCAGCTATTGCGACGGGCGGTAGTCAACCAGTGTGGTATGAGCATGTGTCACTCAAAAGCGCGCTTGTGCTATGGACATTTTTGTGCGTTATAGTCATGTCATCTGAGACATTTAATTGGATCCAGGGTGCTACAGGGGTATAGCCGGATGGCATTATATCAATGCCTGCGCCCTGTTGTGTTGCTAATGCCGTGTTGTGTCGCTAATGCCGCACGGCCGTGGCTAATATGTCACCGAGAGCTGCAACACTAGGCTTGAACCCGCCCGCGTTGCAATCCTGCTCTACGCCAGTGGCTGCCTTCACAACGGTGTGGACTATACCTACCTTTGTTTTCTCTGAAATACGTGTCGAATAGTCACAAAAAAAGGTGTCAGTGTCACTTTTCACTCCCAAGCGGAACAGCAAAGTGAAGAGGAAGTCAACTTATTTCAAGCAGAAATACTTTCCCCCTTTGCTGGATAACAAATTTGGGACGCGCGCTGCTGAGAGAGGGGTTTTCTGGTGGTTAGAGGATCCCGCTCAAATAGGCGCTGAAGACTGAAGTGTATCTACGGACCAGGAGTGAAAGATCCGGACTTTCTGCAGTGGTGCGGTGTCaggtaattaaataaatataaataaatcagttgGTTCTTCTGGCCTCTTTTCCTCTATCCTGCAAAGGATAACACGAACATGAAACTAAATTAGGCCTCTGTTTGGCCAGATAATGAGTAATTTCCTCTGTACAGCTGACGATCACAGTTAGCAAATATTCATAATCTATTAATAAATTCAAATattattcacattatatgatatgatatataacttttttttgcattattattataataataataataataataattgcctACTAATCTGTATTACAACGTACAAAAACCAAGTAATAATAGTATCCACCTTGTGTGACATCGTAGGGTTTGTGTGGGGTTAAGGCAGACACCCTGATATAAAAAGCCTGTAGGACTACCTTTATCCAGGGGGTCCGAGCCAAAGCCCGGCAACAGTGCCAGCCTTTCAAAGCCCTCTAATTATTTAATCCCAAGTGCAACTCTCAGTGCATGATGACACTCTGATGTTGCAGagttgagtgtgcgtgtgtgtgtgtgtgtgtgtgtgtgtgtgtgtgtgtgtgtgtgtgtgtgtgtgtgtgtgtgtgtgtgtgtgtgtgtgtgtgtgtgtgtgtgtgtgtgtgtgtgtgtgtgtgtgtgtgtgtgtgtgtgtttgtgtgtcaagtAATAATAATGGTGCATTAACTCACTATAAATGAACGCTGCAATCTCTTCTATTATTTCCTCATGCTTTGCATAAAAGCCTGCTTGATCCGGCCAGGGCTGTTTACAcccttattattattcatattattatcaTGGTTATTAATATAGTTCCATATTGTTCCTGATAATATTGACCATGAGAATCATCTCAGAACCATTGGGGTCTTGCTTCCTCACCTTCTCATGGCCTGTTTCCCATGAAGGGATAAATGATCACCTCAACCAGAAGAGTGTCCCCAGACAAATCTGAAGTTCGGATTGCCTTCAGCCTCGACAGCACACAAGGTgatcacgcacacatacacacacacacacacacacacacgaatgtgcgtacacacacacgcacagacacacacacacacacacacacacacacaaattcacactcacgcacacccacacgtacagccatgaacacacatgcgcacacacacagacaaacacacaaacatttacatgcgcgcacacacacactcacatgcaagcacacacaccgacacacacacacaaacatccaagTTGCCACTACCACTACagtatattaaaaataataataaaaattgtgTGGTGGTTGCGCAATACAGCAACTGATGTCGTCCTGCCCTATACTCTTGCTGCATTTCCAGCGATGTGCGTGGACACATGCACTGCATTCTTCCCACCAAAACAGACCTGCAGCAGCCCTCTCCCCCGCTCACACCCTATCACTTTAACTGGGCTCATTCTTCTCTGCCGTGGCGGGAACAGGTGCTCTCATCTATTTCAGTACGAGCGACGCCTATtacaaacacactacacacacatgtgtagtCCCTCCTGCATCTgcgcccccgacacacacacacacacacacacacatagacacacgcaccacacgTATGCACATGCTCccatgcacagacacatgcaaccacacacacacacacgcacgcacacacacacacctatgttgTCCGTCAGGATGCTTGAGTGCAGCGGAGAGTGGCATTGTGTTGGCAGCAGCTGCAGTCCGGCTATACAAGGGTCAGGTTTCCCTTGTAAtgcttacacccccccccccccccccccatcccagccCTTCCTGCGCCTGATTCACTGTTCAGCTTTTAGAACACTGGCCTGTAGGCCTTTTTAGAAGCAGTTAATACTTAGCATTCTGCCCTGTCCCCCACCATCCCCCAGGGAACACCGTGGTTGCATTTTGTCTCTCAGAAGGACAACTTGTTGGGCTGCCTCCGGCAGAACTACAACTCAATGACCAATTTGCTCTGAGAAAAACGTTCAGCCTGTGTTTCACTTTCATTCCCAGCCTTGGTAGCTTTGAATTATTTAGGACGGTCGCACGTGTGTCATCaaattttaattttaatatttttaatttgaactaaaatgaaaaaaatcctGAAACCCTGGGGAGGTCTAGTTCTTTGGCCTCCCTCCAGTATTTGCTCCAGGTTCTGCTAGCCCTGTCCGGTTCTgttcccctctcaccccctggGGCAGGTTCTTGGGGTTCTTGTCTCTTAGGACTCATGTTTCTCAGTGGGTGAAATGAGTCCAGGGATCATCGACTAGTCCCTCCCTGAATCCATGCCAGGCGTAGTTTTGGACCCTGCTCTGTGTCCATcccaagtatatatatatatatatatatacatatcattCCCTCCATCTTAATTGGCCCCATGACTGTTGGCAGGGGGCCCCTCTAACAACCCTGCTTTTAGAAGGTTGCATCACCACCCCGGCATAACTGACGAGGCAGTTTGCCTTttgtagtctgtctgtctgaccggCTGATTTAGTGTCCTCTCTGCATGCTCGTCTGTCTGGTTatttgtctggctgtctgtttgtgtgtcttgtccgtctgtttgtttgtgtgtgtgtgtgtgtgtgtgtgtgtgtgtgtgtgtgtgtgtgtgtgtgtgtgtgtgtgtgtgtgtgtgtgtgtgtgtgtgtgtgtgttcctgtaggtgtgtgtttgtgttcctgtcggtgtgtgtgtgtgtctgacaatgtttgtcaggtgtgtgtggggggtcggCATTTCTGAAAAGACAGGTGTCCCACTTTGTCtttcgctctgtctgtctggctggttGTATGTCttctctgcatgtctgtctgtctgcctgtctgtctgcctgtctgtctctgcctgtctggctgGTTTTGTGTCTTCTCTgccattctgtgtgtgtctgtgtgtctgcttgcctgtgtgtctggCCCACCTGTGGGTCTGTCTACCCATGTCCTATATGTTTGTTGTCGTCCTTTGTTGTGTTATTATGGGTCGGACTCACACGCGGGTCCTGCGTGGCGTATTCTTGCACCGCGTGTCACGTGTCATTCAGCTGACGAGCCATTAGTGCTGTGGGGCTGGGCTGACACACGGCCCATTTATAAGTAAGGCCGGGCCAGCTATGCCCTGCTGTCATAGAGCTCCATATTGTTACACCGGTGGGCCTCTTTTGAGTCACTCAGTCACCGGTTCACTGGAGCGAGGGCACCAGAGACTCAGGAATCAATTCAGAGGTCAAACTAATACGGATCCAATGATCTGTTTTCATGTCTGTGCTGTGGAAATTTTAAGATTGTGTATCAAGCAAACATGATATTAAACTTATGCAAAATAGTCCTGTTGGGAATATAAGAACACACATTGACTGGTGATCATGTGGTCACTGTTAGAAGCTTCTATATCATCCAGCAGAATATGTTTTTGTATGCATACATACTTATACTCTATGTATAGAATGAATGGAATAACATGCATACAATAACAGTCTGTTGCTTTATGTTTGATTGGATCCTGTTAGATCGAAACGATGTGGCCGAACTGTCTCCAAACTTCCCAGACCTGGAACAGAGATTACAGGTACAACTCACTACACTACAAtatgacacaacacaacatgttaATACAAAATTATGAGCTTATACTTTTACTGCAGTCAACATCACAGATTTGTAGAAAAACAGGATGTTGGCAATTTGGGTTGGGACTAATTAATTTATAGATTTAATTGTTAATTTGAACTGCATTCTCTCAGAGAAGACCACCATAGGAACTATTGGATGGGATATTTAGTCTGCGCACTTAGATTTGGAGACCAGAtgacaaatgaaaaaaataaccaATTTGTTGAACCGATGCATTATAGGATTTAATGAAATTAGTTAACAAGGGCAAAAAGGGCAATTATGAAATGGCATTCAGAGCGTCTTATTTCCATCATATGATTATAATCATAAAATGACTAATATGATCAGGATTAGCACGCTGGTCGACTGTATGGTATCTAGTGGCTAGCTAGCATTAGCGTAGATGAGGAGCTAATTACTGGTTAAAATGTTAAGCCTGCCAGACATTTAATTGATAGTATTCAATGTGAGATTTATCTCTTCTCTTGATATACATGGAATAGTAAAGCCTCTGTGATTATACTATTGACATCATTTTGAAAGGAACTAAGAAGCagaactttttttgtttttatcactGCGTCGTGGAGTCATATGACCACTAGATGTcacatgtttcactttgtaTCTCACGCTGAATACATGAGAGGCAGTTGCTGGCTATTGCAAAAAGGTTTCAAACGTTTATTGGACCGTAGGTAGTATATGTTTGTATACAATTTCAACATAATTACAAGATAAGGTGAGTATGAATGCAAGCAAGTTTCGTTATTGGATGTTTTGCTTCGAAACTATAGAGATACAGCGATTCAATTCCTTATCTGCCTTTGGCCACTACCCTTTAAATTATCTCCACATATCCCACATTCCTGTCTCCAAACAACGACAAGCAATAACCTCCAGTGGAGTTGTAGGTTAGAGTATACCTTCACACAAAGGGTTTTCAAAGATGGTGTTTGCCCCGTCACCagcactacctccaccaccaccacctccaccaccaccaccacctccaccaactccaccacctctactaacaccaccaccacctccaccacaacgatctccaccaccaccccctccaccagcaccaacacctcaaccaactccaccacctctaccactgcccccaccacctccaccacaacgatctgcaccaccacccccagaatcaccaccaccaccaacgctCAAGATCCTGCCAGGCCTCCTGTTCTTTTTCCGATAGTTATTTTTATTCAACCAAAAATGGATCCAACATTTAACGGATCCTATATGCTATTGCCACTATCTGCTACCCTTCTGCTTCTCGATTCATGCCAAGACGCCACCTAGAGCCAATGGCAGCTCTTTAGGTGAAATTCTGTGCAGTGCATACAAATTAAATGAGATTAGATGACAGCGTACTTTATTCATCCTAGATGGGAAATTCATTTATGGTTTGGGCAATTATGGTTTTACCAAATTGTATTGTAATGGTCATGTCATTCATATCAGGGCTATCTTTACTCACTGTGCCTCCCTGTAGCCGGTGCCGCCCTGCACGgccctgagagagagtgtgcacgTGTACCGGGAACACTGCAAGATGGCCCGGGAGTTCCACCAGGTCAAACACGACATCGCCATGCTGGAGGAACGCAAGTGAGGAGAttcctctatctctctaactctctatctctctatctctctacctctatctctctatatatctgtttatctgtctatctatctgtctatctctctatctatgtctctctgtctatctatctctatctctctctatctatctatctatctatctgtctgtctgtctgtctgtctgtctgtctgtctgtctgtctgtctgtctgtctgtctgtctgtctgtctgtgtctgtctgtctgtctgtctgtctgtctgtctgtctgtctgtctgtctgtctgtctgcctgactgtctgtctgtctgtctgtctgtctgtctgtctgtctgtctgtctgtctgtctgtctgtctgtctatctatctatctatctatctatctatctatcaactgcgtctgtctatctatctctcgGTCTAGAtgtctgtctatatgtctgtctgtcattccgtctatctatccctctgtctatctgtcctaCACTGTacatctgtctatctctccatATATGTATCCGTCTGACTGTCTATCTATCGATTTATCtatgtctccgtctgtctgtctgtagttctgtctgtctatctgtctgtctatccgtctgtctgtgggttGATCGGACCCTTTGTATGTGAACAGTAAATACGTTACAATGTGCTACGCCGCGGTTCTGTCCCACTCGaccaataataaaacaattacgCAGGCTGGGGTTGGGTTTCATACACATGTCAGGGGGCCTTATGGGGCAGCACTTGTCTCCTTGTCCAGCATGTCACGTCATATCCCCGCATAAAGACATGTCTCTGCACTTGGCCCCTGGCGCACTGCCACagtactctccctctctcacataccctctgtctctctcgctctctatctgtctttcatacacacactcgcgtGTACACACAGGCAAAACCCATAGGCACTCACACATAttcatgcaaccacacacacgttcacacacgcacacactcaaacaaacacatacatacacaatacacatgtatgcacacacgcacaagcacaaacacaggcaaacacacacacacacacacacacacacacataggcatacgcacacacacagcgtctcGAAACTGTCCCACGCGTCCTCTGCAGCTGTGGGTAGTCTTAGTGGAGGCAGTTTCAAGGCCCTCCAGTgatcccactcacacacacacacacccctccagtGTTACTAAATGGAGCCACCAGTGGCCCGGCCAGGCTTGAACTCAACATTCAGAGAAAAGAATAACAATTAATAAATAGAAATTCATTGACAGCtttttgaaaagaaaatgaaaaaacaatccTACTGATGCGTCCATTCATCTACATTCATAATGTGGTTAGTAAGCAACTGCACGTCACTTCTGTTAGAaccactttaaaaaataaaatctgtttACTGTACTGACTGAACAGTTACAATTATTCAACGTCTTGCAATCAGTATTGAAGATTTGGCCA
The Gadus morhua chromosome 7, gadMor3.0, whole genome shotgun sequence DNA segment above includes these coding regions:
- the map3k7cl gene encoding MAP3K7 C-terminal-like protein, translating into MITSTRRVSPDKSEVRIAFSLDSTQDRNDVAELSPNFPDLEQRLQPVPPCTALRESVHVYREHCKMAREFHQVKHDIAMLEERKRKLLAELVEDDQVAIEIARLEEEFDLLTEENRNLASIHTERAQQLESLWLTDQTGPEDS